CGGTAGAAGGCCTTGTCCAATAGCCCCACGATCCTCCTTCCATCGCGGTTGTCGGGCAAATACGCCAATGTCCTCATTCCCAAAAACGTCTGCCCTGGATTGGGATGCTTGTCCTGTAAAATCAGAATATCTGAATAAATCCAAAATAATCATGGATCTGTGAAATACCTCTAAAACTTCAATTTTTATGTCTGATTtcctgcaaatctacacattttgccataggttGGAGGCAAGTGTTTGCACTTTATAGTATGATAACTGATGATCAATGGTCCCCACCCCGTACGCTAAttcgaccatgattactacaagtttagaaaGCTGTCCGCTGCACTCTTTTAAAAAAAGGGgtcatctagaacctaaaagtgttcttcggctgtccctataggagaacagtttgaataaccctttttgggtCCATGTAGAAtgcttttggttccaggtagaactgtttgggttcaatgtagaaccctttccacagagggttttatatggaacccaaaatggttctacctggaatcaaaaagggttttcctatgggttCAGCCGAAGAACACTTGAGGAACCCTTTTTTTAAGAGTGTAGACTTAACAATCTAAATCattttagctgacatgggctaattgagtgactgctgatgtAATCCCCCCCTGCAAATAAAAGGCTGGTTTAAGTCATggaaaaatgtatagaattgcagcaTACTTGCttaaaaactgcaacattttctctacgcccCAAGGCAAAAGGTGTAGAAAATAACTCTAAAACTTCAATTTAGTCTCTCCGTCATCAATAGCTGGGCCACAAAAACGCATCGCCAAAAGGTGGGTGGACCCAACAAAATGttacttagggcccccaaaaggctagcaAATAGCTGGCATGAATGACTGTACCTCCAGTCTGAAATCTGAGATGCAATAATATTTACACTCCTGTCTGTTTGATGTTTTCCTTTTTATTAGTGGTAAAGTTGAAGCCGGGTAACTGGTCGTGTTTGTTCCTTTTCATTATAAACTAACGtaaattcaacgtgaaatcaataAAAAATGTCACCATGACTTTGGACTTAGGTTAGAAGTTgggttgattcaacatcatcacatttactttttttgttgaaatgacatggaaagaATACTGACTCagccagtttgtgcccagtggggtgCACCTGTTCTGAATACATTCAAAGATATTTGATTTCCTTCATGCTAGTTGCTGACTTGTAGTGAATGcattacatcacccattctgtGCTTCCTCCCCGGTGGTATGCAACATCTCATTGACTATCGACTAGCCTAACCTGATTTACCACATCATCACATCAACAGGATGGAATGTCACCAAACTCTCTATAAGCACCTGTAGAATGCGTTTCTCTTTCCTCAGAACACTCAGAAGTGGAACACACTTAGAATAGAGCAGTATGAGTGAATAAGGGAGTAAAATATCCAACACATGGCAAATACACTTCAAACTTGAATTTGAAATTTGAGCTATCATGCCAACTCCTCCTGTCACTCATTGGCGTGTTTGGCAAGTTGGCaagagaacaaacagatctgggaccaggctatatgatGTATGCTATTCTGTATAATAAATACATGCTAAGTACTGAAGCCTTTTGTTTTTACACTAACTTACTGTTTGTATTCCATCTGCAAAAACATAATTGATCTGTATGGTGTTGTCCCCTGGGTAACCAGGGAGGTCTCTGTGTAGAATGACCCATGTCATCTGTCCCTCTGGCTGGCTGCCCTCTGACACCTCAGCATAGCTCCCCTTCACATCCCCATTAGCTGggggcagacacacacaaccaggtAGGGTCAGAGTTCAATCTTAAGCATTAAAGAGACAAAGAAAgggatgagcgagagagagagaagaatatcCAGGTAGTGTACCTTGGTCTATCAGTGCTGGGGGTCCCTGACCATCCAAGTACCTGGTGCAGTACATTTTCTCTTGTTTAGCACCCATAGCAGGGCTGTGGGGGGAGAGAAATAACACAATGTACCTTTCAGTAAGAGAGGATTTTAAACTATTTCAATGAAGACATTGTAGTGTTAAACTGTGAAAACATCCAGCAAAGTCTGACGGTTGGCGATTGCCAAGATCTATTAAACTTAGTCCTCACCTGTGTCACTCAACTGTGTGATGGTCTCCACAGCCTTGTTACTCCTCAAGGGCCTTATTTTCTCCTCTGGTCCTGTAGCTCAGACCACGTTCATTCAGCTCGTCCCAACACTAACCATTacggtctgggactgggtctgagGAACTCTGTTTCCTCTACCAAGCTGTCACCTGAGTACTATGCTGCGGTCAAATGTTTTTGACAATAGTGCTGGCAGTCCTGTCATGTGTGTTCGGGTGGGTGTGGCAGGAGGTACTTTTGCAAGTATATGCACAGGGGTTGAGGTTCTTCCTTGTTCAGCCTCACAACAAAAGGAGGCGTGGCAGAAAGTAGACATTATCATGTGGTTTATTGTTGGTTCCTTCTTAATCACATTTAGATGGGTTGGTGTTGATGCCTTAAATGCCTTAATCTACAGTAGATTGTTATTCTTCACCTTCGTTACAATGTTCTTGAGCTCTTGTGTTCCTTGAATTGTCAACTGAGTCATCAATGACCAGGCTACACTTTCTCCAATGCCATTTTTCAAAATGTGTTTACGGGTGTTTTGGTGGCATCGACAATTTCATTTGACTGATAAATGAATGGCTATTACAACAGGAAATGGGACTATGTATCAGTACAGTGACTTCAAATAGATGTCAACGTAGACCAAAACTATTTCAGACCGCTCCAAACTCCCCAGACAGGTCAAGTCATGCATGATACAGGTGTTGTGGGTCACTGGGTGTGGCAGACTGGTCCTATTGTGTTTTAGGAGTAAGTGTGATGGGGACATAGATTACCATGTCAGTTAGTATCATGCACTGGTTGAAATTACAGTGTTGTTTAAATGTTTCCTTTAAATGTTTGGTGAGCAACCTTCAATGGAGATGTTGTTAACATGCACATTAGCTCTATAAGTGAAGATAGGAGcagtcactgactgactgatatacagtatacagtagattTCGTTATTAGACATTCTGACACACTATTACAAAATTGTATTGTCTCACACCCACTGACAGACAAGCTAACATCCTGACGAGCGCACACTACCACTCCAACGAAGACAGAATAGtgtatatttacatttttaaGTTGCTTTCTTTTGCCAGTGTATTTATTTTGTATACCTCTGCCTGTAATATTGCAGATTTTAAATAGATTACTTTTTTACACAGTGGTACATGTTTTCTTTTGGGCAGTGTTTCGTTCTCGTCTATACCTTGGTGCAAGTGTTGATACAAACAATAACTGGAGTTGTATCCCTGGGCTATAAGTCAAGTCCTATGGGACAATAATAAGTGCATAGGAGGAATGTTCGAATGATGAAGATAGATAGGCTTTATCTCTGCCCTCAGCTGCCTTTAAGTCCACAGCTCTGAGTGGGAGACGGGGAGCGGGGCTCTACAGGACTAGTTCGCTTCCGACCTGGTTCAACAGGAATAGTTTTGTTGTCTGGGTGGTGATGCTTTGAGCGCCTTCAATGTTCCTTAAGGAGATTCCTTTGCCCCCCACCCTGCTCAGCCTTTTTTGTTACTTTCACTTTCTATGT
The window above is part of the Oncorhynchus masou masou isolate Uvic2021 chromosome 30, UVic_Omas_1.1, whole genome shotgun sequence genome. Proteins encoded here:
- the dtx3la gene encoding E3 ubiquitin-protein ligase DTX3L1; protein product: MGAKQEKMYCTRYLDGQGPPALIDQANGDVKGSYAEVSEGSQPEGQMTWVILHRDLPGYPGDNTIQINYVFADGIQTDKHPNPGQTFLGMRTLAYLPDNRDGRRIVGLLDKAFYRRLVFTVATNENGEDMVTWADIPHKTTPDAGKDSHSYPDPDYLKTVRKILKVKGIE